Genomic segment of Synechococcales cyanobacterium T60_A2020_003:
AAATCGGGATTTGACGAATCAGATCGACTGCCGTGCTGATATTGCCTTTCTGCCAGTGATCCATCCCCACATTCAGCAATGCCTGACTCCAGCGCTCCTGATCCGTTTGAGCCGTTTCCCAGACAAACGTATTCGGCGAGATGGTGCGTGCAACCGTAATCGCCTTGCCAATATCCGTCAGCTTATTGGTGGCGGCCAGCTTCCGGGCTTGGTCAAGCACCTGCCAAGCCTGCTTTTCATCCACAATCCGCTGTGCTAGGTAGTCGGCCTGTTTCTGTCGCCAAAAATCGTGATGGAGCCGACCCAGATCTAACAGTTTTTCATTCGCCAACGGCCAGTTGCGTGCCTTAATCGCCGCTTCCGCTGCTTTATAGATCGTCTCACCGTTCTGCCATTCCGCCTGCCAATCGGCGATCGCCTGCTGAGCATCGGCATAGACTGCACTATTGCGCGGAATATGGCTCGCGACACTAATCGCGCTGTAGGGATCACTCTGATCAAATTTATCGTTGGCGATCGCCAGTAACGCCTTTGACCACTGGGTTAGCGCTTCCTGGCCTTCTCGATACAGCGGATGTTCTTCCGTCCATCCCTGCACCAGATTAATACCTGCCACCAAATCATTCACTTCGCCGGATTGGGCGGCCTGCTGAGCACAATAGAGCTTATCAATCTCTGGAGATAATGCCGACAGTGCTTGACAGTCGGGGGCAGGGGGTTGATGAGCCAACGTCAAAAAAGCGATCGCCCCCATGCTACTCGATAGGGTCAAAATACCGAGCCACAAGGTCGGAACCCCCCACAGTTTCCGCAATGAGTGCCGCGCTAGCTGTCCAAGATCCTGGGCTTTGTGGGCGATCGCCGCTGGGGAAGGTATGCGCTGAGCTACCGACTGAGCCATGGGCTCCGTTGCCTGCTTCGTATGCAACCATAGGGGCTGAATCGCGTTTTTCTTTGGGCGAATTTGTGGACGAACGCGGGATCGGTGTTGACCCGATTTGGCTTTGGGTAAAGCACTGCTTTGCTCCGATTGACGCAACAGGTCGGGAACCTCGGTTAACGCAGATAAGTCCTGCGGGAGTTTTACACCTTGGAGAGGAGATACCCCAAAATCTACATTATTAAATCGATTAAATCGTTGATCTGAGGGGACAGGTTTAGGCAGCGACGGTTTCAAAGGCGGAATCGCCGCAGGATGAGACGGATTACGTCCATTACGCTCATTGGTTCTACCCCGATCAGTCCGCCTGTTGGGCGATCGCGCGGCGGATTTACCCTGCTGACGAGCCTCTGGTGCAGACGCGGGGGATACCACAGACGCCCCAGATGGCCATGGAGCAACCGATGGATCCTTCAAGCCGTTCCGTGCATCAGGCTCTGGCGTATTCATACGAGCCTCTGGAGTCGGCATTGGCTGAAAGCCAACCCCGTACGGAGCCGTTTCCGAAACGTTTGGCAGATTCGGTATTTCAATCCAGACTTGCCCTTGGGATTGCCGACTCGATGTCGAGTCAATCTCAAAACTGATATGGGCTCCAGTGACATCTGGTCGATCATTCATTGGCTTGAAACAACTTTTAACCCAAATGATTACGAACGTCGCAACACTTCTTTACATTTTCTCAAAATAGCGCCAGCAGACGACGGGCGACTGCTCAAACCTGCGAGTCATCTACTTTTACACCCCTCCCCCAGAACCAATATTGATTTAGCCTGTCAAACGAGAGGGATCGAGAACGCATCCTCAAATCAGGGCTGATGTCCTGATCTTCAGTACATAGCTTTAGGTATCTCAGGTTTATCCAAGCGCTACCCTTAGGGATGTAGGCGAAATATTCCCTAGTTATACACCGTCTGTAGAGTTTGGAGTATGTTTACAGCGCTTCCTTAGCATTCGTCCACACTTTCTATAGTATTCCCCCATGGCGTCAGCAGTGCGATCGCCCTGTCTTTAGCCGTTAGCCCTACATTTCCTGCACAAACACCAGTCGTTGCCCAGCATTGCTCCCCGCTCCTTGGCGTAGTCTTAAGAACTGTAACGGGAGCATCTTATGTATCTATCGCTAGAACCATGACATCCATTCCGTGTTTACGCTGATCCCCCTCTGACCGCTCCTCGCCATTCCCGTAGAAAGACGATGGTGACACCTGAGCAATATTCAGAGAATAGGCACAAATGAAGCATGTTGGTGTCTTAGATGAAGGCTAATCAATCGTCCCTCCGCTCCCACAGTCTAGAATTGCTGATGCAATATCAGCAGCGGCCAACCGTGGCACTGCGTAACAAGCTTGTGCGACTCAATGCAGGTCTAGTCCGTAAGATTGCCCATCGGGTTAGTCAACAATGTCTTGAGCCCTACGAAGATTTGGAACAGATTGGCTATATGGGTTTGATTCGCGCCGTCGAGCGTTTTAATCCCAGTCAAGGCTGTGCATTCAGCTCCTTTGCGGTTCCCTATATTCGCGGCGAAATGCTCCATTATTTACGCGATCGCGGTGCAGCCGTGAAAGTGCCCCGTCGCTTACAAGAAATGCAAAAAGAAGCCCACCGACTCCAACAGAAGATGACCCGGAGCCTCGGACGGGAACCATCCGAAGCAGAAATGGTTGAAGTCATGGGAATCTCGGTTCAGGAATGGCGCGATCTCAAGATTTCTCTCAAGAACCGTTCGCCGCTCAGCCTTGATGCGTTGGTGAGTCAGCAAATAGACTCGCAAATGACCCTGGGCGACCTGTTGCCGGATCAATATTCCCAAAACCTCCAAAACCTGGAAGAAGAACGCCAACTTCTGCAAGGAGCACTAGCGCAGTTGGAAGACAAGACTCGCGCAGCAATTGAGTATGTGTTTTTCAAAGGCATGTCTCGTAAAGAGGTTGCCAAGCACATTGGGGTCAGCCCCATGACCGTATCGCGACGCATCCAGCGGGGGTTGGAGCAAATGGTGGCGCACTTGCAGCCTCAAACGCTGCGGACAGAACCATAAACCGTTCCTCTCCTAAGACCACGAGCAACAGAACGCTCTCTAGACATCTTCATGAGCACTCCGCTCCCTTTGGCAGGATTTTCTACACCAGTAGAGTCCTGCTTTTTTTACATGGTTAAACGATCGCCCCTTCAGAGTTGGTAGCCAAGCTGTCCGCAATCCTTTAGAATGTTGTTTGATCAGCAAATATGCTGCATTGCGGGATGTAGCGCAGCTTGGTAGCGCACTTCGTTCGGGACGAAGGGGCCGCAGGTTCGAATCCTGTCATCCCGATTCATGTTCGCCCTTGATTTTGAGTTGCCATGAATCGCTCTTCCTCCTCTCCTCTGCCGTTGGATATTATGCTTGGAGTGGCAACCATTCCACTTCTAGTAGGGCTAGTGAGCACAAAGCTGATAGCGCGGACTGTGATCGAGCTTGGACAGGCCAGCGAAGAAATTTTCCGGGGCGATCGCCTCCCTCTCCTCAACCTTTCGAATGCATCCACTTCAACGCAATCCTCTCAACCTTGAGGTGATGATCTACGGAGGTTTTACGAGGCTAGTATTTCAGTTGATTCCAAGCGCTTCAGAGTGTTACGCTTTAGCGGCAGGCATAGTGCTTGCACCTATTAAAGTAAAAACTTTGTTTATGCAAGATATCTGCGTTACTGAAGCAAACGCTATTTTCTCTTAAGCTCAAACTACCTAACTTGCTGTTGATTCAAGCACCCAACCCAGTTAAGAGACATATGCTGCTGCTAATAAAACGGAGTTGTCTTAAGTCGCTTGCTCGTTACAACTCATTATCTAACAATATTGGGGTAGACCAATATTCTGGTCGGTTCCTCCCAGTTTCTAAGGATTATCACGTTTAAGTTGAAATTCGCTTACGTTTCTACCCAGGCGTCAGCCTACTAGCTCTACCCACAGTCTCTTGCTTCCGTTTTTTAATATTGCTGACGTTCGCGCCTACATGTTCTATCTCAATCCGCGGTATTGTTGCCAGGGCAGACTATGAGTTCAATTCTTCAATCCTCCGATGACGCCTTCCGTTCTTCTGGTGCAGTAGTAGAGGACAAATTAATGTTGGACGATCAAAATTCTGATCTCTCAAATTCGTCATCCTCTGATCTACTGCTACGACGGCGTATCAAAATGGTCGAAGACTTATGGGAAAGCGTCCTTCGTGAAGAATGTGGACAAGAACTCGTCGATCTCCTACAAGAGTTGCGATCGCTCTGTTCCCCGGAAGGGCAAGCCGCTAGTACTCCAGAAGCGAATGCCCTCCAACTGGTCGAGCAGCTTGATTTAAATGAAGCCATCCGTGCTGCCCGCGCCTTTGCCCTATATTTCCAGCTCATCAACATTGTAGAGCAACACTACGAACAGCGAGGGCAGCAGCAGCAGTATCGTGAAGATAGCGAACGGCTTACTGCAGTGTATGCCGCCATGGAAGAAGAACCTACATCTGCCAACAGCGAAAATCCATCTAGAGGAGCGCAGGCTGAAATTCTTCAAAAAACTCTCCAAGACTCGATGATGGTTCGGCGCGAGTCACGCACCCTACAGGGACTTTTTCCAAAACTTCGCAGCCTGAATGTTCCTCCCCGCCTCATTCAGCGCCTCGTCGATAAACTAGACATTCGCCTCGTCTTCACGGCCCACCCAACCGAGATTGTCCGTCATACCATTCGAGACAAGCAGCGGCGCATTGGTCACATCATGCGGCAACTGGATCAAATCCAGGACGCCTCTGCGTCCCATGTCGCCTACACATCCTGGGAAGCAGACGAGCTCCGCAATCAGCTCACTGAAGAGCTCCGACTTTGGTGGCGGACTGATGAACTCCATCAGTTTAAACCAACGGTGCTAGATGAAGTCGATTACACGCTGCACTACTTCAATGAAGTCCTCTTCGATATTGTTCCCCATCTCTACCACCGCTTTGAGCGGGCATTGCACAGTACATTTCCTCGGCTGCGTCCGCCTCGCCCTGATTTCTGTAAGTTTGGGTCATGGGTAGGTTCCGACCGGGACGGCAACCCATCAGTA
This window contains:
- a CDS encoding sigma-70 family RNA polymerase sigma factor, coding for MKANQSSLRSHSLELLMQYQQRPTVALRNKLVRLNAGLVRKIAHRVSQQCLEPYEDLEQIGYMGLIRAVERFNPSQGCAFSSFAVPYIRGEMLHYLRDRGAAVKVPRRLQEMQKEAHRLQQKMTRSLGREPSEAEMVEVMGISVQEWRDLKISLKNRSPLSLDALVSQQIDSQMTLGDLLPDQYSQNLQNLEEERQLLQGALAQLEDKTRAAIEYVFFKGMSRKEVAKHIGVSPMTVSRRIQRGLEQMVAHLQPQTLRTEP
- a CDS encoding phosphoenolpyruvate carboxylase, which encodes MSSILQSSDDAFRSSGAVVEDKLMLDDQNSDLSNSSSSDLLLRRRIKMVEDLWESVLREECGQELVDLLQELRSLCSPEGQAASTPEANALQLVEQLDLNEAIRAARAFALYFQLINIVEQHYEQRGQQQQYREDSERLTAVYAAMEEEPTSANSENPSRGAQAEILQKTLQDSMMVRRESRTLQGLFPKLRSLNVPPRLIQRLVDKLDIRLVFTAHPTEIVRHTIRDKQRRIGHIMRQLDQIQDASASHVAYTSWEADELRNQLTEELRLWWRTDELHQFKPTVLDEVDYTLHYFNEVLFDIVPHLYHRFERALHSTFPRLRPPRPDFCKFGSWVGSDRDGNPSVTPEVTWKTACYQRSLVLQKYIQSVKNLTQLLSMSLHWSDVLPELLESLEQDQMHFPAVYEQLAIRYRQEPYRLKLAYIQQRLENTYDRNMQLYNGDGFKDDIPVNSNTMYTSGEDFLAELRLIHRSLKETGLSCQALDNLICQAEIYGFNLAHLDIRQESSRHSDTVNEIVEYLGILDCPYDEMSEEARTAWLVQELKTRRPLIPSELPFSDKTSETIQTFRMVRRLHQEFGVPICNTYVVSMSHHVSDLLEVL